The Terriglobus roseus sequence TGCGCCGAAGTGAGCAGTGTTTGCGCTTGCGTTTGTGCCGGTGATGTCGCCGGCCGCAATGGTGGAGTAGTAATGCGTGTTCGATAAGTTGTTCGTCGTGAAGCGTAGCGTCGCCAGCTTATCGAAAAATACTCGCGAATATCGGAAGCCCAGGTTATAGACGTCGTAACCCGGCGTGCTGTGAAGGTTCTCGTCATCCTGCGGGCGTCGCCCGACGAACTGCCAGTCACCTGTGATCACAAGTGCCTTCACATGCGGCACGCGATATTCGCTGTACAGGTTTGACTTATAGCCTGGAATACCAACGAAGCGTTTGCCGTTGGTCGCGGCGATGCCCGTGTCATTCAGGCGCGCATTCAGTGCGGTAAATCCACCATTGATCAAAATTCGATGGAAGAGCGTTCCCTGACCGGAGAGCTCCGCGCCATAGTTCACCTGCTTACCGATGATCTGGTAAACATTCTGCGTCGAGTTCAGCGCAACCGTCTCCGCGAAGGGACGTTGCAGGCGGAAGAGTGAAGCGGTAAAGGTCACCGGCTTCATCGCCGACTTGAAGCCTGTCTCCCACTCCTTGCTGCGGTACGGTGCGAGTGCCTGTCCGGAATTGACCAGCGTTGCATTCACTGGCGCGATGTCGCCCTGCTGCAGGCTGCTGGCATAGGTTGCATAAACCGTTGTGCCGGAAGTCGGCTTATACAGAACACTTGCTGATGGGCTGATACCGTTCTTGTTCGACCCACCAGTGCGCGCCGTTGCCGTGTAGTTGTCCACGCCGATCCAGTCCTGGCTTGTAGCGACGCGAAATCCGAAGCCCCTTGGCAGCATGACAAAGTCACCGAGATTGAAGCCCTGCTGATGCACGACCGCGGACTGGTAAAGGCCCTTGTTCTGCGGCAGTCCGGCAGCGGGCGGAGCATAGAGCACCGGCGCACCCATGCTTGCCTTCCCCAGCACCAGGCTTGCCGCGGCAGGTGCCGTGTAGGCGTACTGGTTAAAACGATAGCCCTCGCTGGCCGCAACGATGTCCTGATGGATCTTCCACTTATTCAAAACGCCGGTGATATAGCCCAGATCACTCTCAACACCAAAGCGTGGAGCAAAGCCGGAAGCGAGTGACGTGGAGTAACTGCCAGTGTTGTTCGTCAGCGTGTTGACCGGGGTATCGATGAAGCGATCGAGCCGCTGTGCCGTGCCGCCCATCATGGCGTGCCAGTTGGGTGAGACGTCATGCAGCAGACGCGTACTCGCGCTTTGTGTTGTCAGGTTCACACCGGCATACGGCTGACCATAGCCAGGGCGTGTGGGATCCGGCGCATCGGGCAACAGCAGCGTGCGCTTCGGCCGCTGCGCGGTCGATGTTGTATCGGTCGGGTCCGCGCCATA is a genomic window containing:
- a CDS encoding TonB-dependent receptor; this translates as MFQTLMYASRLRPAGCGKASLAVAAVLLASCAAAAQTAQVAGTVRATDHSAVSGAGVTLSNAARTSFRTMTDDAGQYTLPGVTPGSYTLVVTKAGFAASTTQVVVGPNGRSAAMDVSLALEGGNTSVTVTAGISGTAANGYNVANVEQGVLGSAPIVDQPFTIAVMPADLIQNTQVKSLRDAFTFLPLVTFTEQQGSEILRPATRGVQGSIAQNTRIDGMAMAVTGANPMEQYQELQVQSGLGAALYGPANPSGMFDFVLKRPTESRTTNLYLEQDSSSIGTVYVDAGGRLGPHKIFGYRTNLLFGDGTAFVDKSRLRRRLAEFAPDLRITNRTTLDAHYSAYDVVQRGYPGWFSYGADPTDTTSTAQRPKRTLLLPDAPDPTRPGYGQPYAGVNLTTQSASTRLLHDVSPNWHAMMGGTAQRLDRFIDTPVNTLTNNTGSYSTSLASGFAPRFGVESDLGYITGVLNKWKIHQDIVAASEGYRFNQYAYTAPAAASLVLGKASMGAPVLYAPPAAGLPQNKGLYQSAVVHQQGFNLGDFVMLPRGFGFRVATSQDWIGVDNYTATARTGGSNKNGISPSASVLYKPTSGTTVYATYASSLQQGDIAPVNATLVNSGQALAPYRSKEWETGFKSAMKPVTFTASLFRLQRPFAETVALNSTQNVYQIIGKQVNYGAELSGQGTLFHRILINGGFTALNARLNDTGIAATNGKRFVGIPGYKSNLYSEYRVPHVKALVITGDWQFVGRRPQDDENLHSTPGYDVYNLGFRYSRVFFDKLATLRFTTNNLSNTHYYSTIAAGDITGTNASANTAHFGAPRTIASSLQFAF